In a genomic window of Helianthus annuus cultivar XRQ/B chromosome 10, HanXRQr2.0-SUNRISE, whole genome shotgun sequence:
- the LOC110885554 gene encoding probable protein kinase At2g41970 isoform X5, whose amino-acid sequence MFSCCGDGKEDCTHDTNASKAKTAQPKGPTYGGGGGGSNRGEPRSNGAVRSGAPQKVLPIEAPKLSLVDLKQMTGNFGSRALIGDGSYCQVYYGKLSDGQEAIIKMLDTSSSSPEPDTDFTNQLSVVSRLKNEYFIELLGYCLEENNRILVYEYAPKGSLHDVLHGKKGVEGATPGPLLTWAQRAKIAYGAARGLEYLHEKVQPAIVHRDIRSSNILLFDDYQSKIADYNLSNPSDTAAHLHSTRVLGTFGYHAPE is encoded by the exons ATGTTCTCATGCTGTGGAGATGGTAAAGAGGACTGCACTCACGATACAAACGCAAGTAAAGCTAAAACCGCGCAACCGAAAGGGCCAACTTATGGAGGAGGAGGAGG AGGTAGTAATAGAGGAGAACCAAGAAGCAATGGAGCAGTTAGAAGCGGGGCCCCTCAAAAGGTCTTACCGATTGAAGCACCAAAACTGTCATTGGTTGATTTAAAACAGATGACTGGTAACTTCGGTTCACGTGCTTTGATTGGAGATGGTTCTTATTGTCAAGTTTATTATGGAAAGTTAAGTGATGGGCAAGAAGCAATTATCAAGATGTTGGATACCAGCTCTTCTTCCCCCGAGCCGGACACTGATTTTACCAACCAG TTGTCAGTAGTTTCAAGACTTAAGAATGAATACTTCATTGAGTTGCTTGGTTATTGCTTAGAGGAAAACAACCGAATCCTGGTATACGAATATGCACCCAAGGGTTCTTTGCATGATGTATTACACG GTAAAAAAGGTGTAGAAGGGGCTACTCCTGGCCCACTTCTCACTTGGGCCCAAAGAGCTAAAATTGCTTATGGTGCAGCAAGGGGCCTTGAGTATTTACATGAAAAGGTTCAACCAGCTATTGTTCATCGTGATATTCGGTCCAGCAATATCCTGCTGTTTGATGATTATCAATCGAAAATAGCTGATTACAACTTGAGCAATCCTTCTGACACTGCTGCTCACTTGCATTCAACTAGAGTTTTGGGAACTTTCGGCTACCACGCTCCAGAGTGA